In Paracoccus methylovorus, a genomic segment contains:
- the ccrA gene encoding crotonyl-CoA carboxylase/reductase, producing MALDQPTQIAPYDAPEKDLYEIGEMPPLGYVPKQMYAWAIRRERHGEPDKAMQVEVVETPSIDSNEVLVLVMAAGVNYNGIWAGLGVPISPFDGHGAPYHIAGSDASGIVWAVGDKVRRWKVGDQVVIHCNQDDGDDEHCNGGDPMFSPSQRIWGYETPDGSFAQFTRVQAQQLMPRPRHLTWEESACYTLTLATAYRMLFGHEPHELKPGMNVLVWGASGGLGSFAIQLINAAGANAVGVISDEDKREFVMSLGAKGVLNRKDFKCWGQLPTVNTPEYKEWFNEVRKFGKAIWDVTGKGNNVDIVFEHPGEATFPVSTFVCKKGGMVVICAGTSGFNCTFDVRYMWMHQKRLQGSHFAHLKQASAANQLMLERRIDPCMSEVFPWAEIPQAHLKMLRNQHKPGNMAVLVQAPTTGLRTFEDALEAGVR from the coding sequence GATCGCGCCCTATGACGCGCCGGAAAAGGACCTCTACGAGATCGGCGAGATGCCGCCTCTGGGCTATGTGCCCAAGCAGATGTACGCTTGGGCCATCCGCCGCGAACGCCACGGCGAGCCCGACAAGGCCATGCAGGTCGAAGTCGTCGAAACCCCCAGCATCGACAGCAACGAGGTGTTGGTCCTGGTGATGGCGGCGGGCGTCAACTACAACGGCATCTGGGCCGGCCTTGGCGTGCCGATCAGTCCCTTTGACGGTCACGGCGCGCCCTATCATATCGCCGGCTCGGACGCTTCGGGCATCGTCTGGGCGGTGGGTGACAAGGTCAGGCGCTGGAAGGTCGGCGATCAGGTCGTCATCCACTGCAATCAGGACGATGGCGACGACGAGCACTGTAACGGCGGCGACCCGATGTTTTCGCCCAGCCAGCGCATCTGGGGCTATGAGACGCCGGACGGCAGTTTTGCACAGTTCACCCGGGTTCAGGCGCAGCAGTTGATGCCCCGCCCGCGCCATCTGACGTGGGAGGAATCGGCCTGCTACACCCTGACCCTGGCCACCGCCTATCGCATGCTGTTCGGACATGAGCCGCACGAGCTCAAGCCCGGCATGAACGTGCTGGTCTGGGGCGCCTCGGGCGGGCTTGGCTCTTTCGCGATCCAGCTTATCAACGCTGCAGGGGCCAATGCGGTTGGCGTGATCAGCGATGAGGACAAGCGTGAATTCGTCATGTCGCTGGGCGCCAAAGGCGTCCTCAACCGCAAGGACTTCAAGTGCTGGGGGCAACTGCCCACCGTGAACACCCCCGAATACAAGGAATGGTTCAACGAGGTCCGCAAGTTCGGCAAGGCGATCTGGGACGTCACCGGCAAGGGCAACAACGTCGATATCGTCTTTGAGCACCCCGGCGAGGCGACCTTCCCGGTCAGCACCTTCGTCTGCAAAAAAGGCGGTATGGTGGTGATCTGCGCCGGAACCAGCGGGTTTAACTGCACCTTCGACGTGCGCTATATGTGGATGCACCAAAAGCGCCTGCAAGGCAGCCATTTCGCGCATCTCAAACAGGCCAGCGCCGCAAACCAACTGATGCTGGAGCGCCGCATCGACCCATGCATGTCCGAAGTTTTCCCATGGGCCGAGATCCCGCAGGCGCATCTGAAAATGCTGCGCAACCAGCACAAGCCCGGCAACATGGCGGTGCTGGTGCAGGCGCCGACGACCGGCCTGCGCACATTCGAGGACGCGCTGGAAGCAGGGGTTCGCTGA